From a region of the Schistocerca americana isolate TAMUIC-IGC-003095 unplaced genomic scaffold, iqSchAmer2.1 HiC_scaffold_57, whole genome shotgun sequence genome:
- the LOC124586823 gene encoding mucin-5AC-like, with the protein MLSAPTPSDITTACSTARCEHRPCPTTPHSAALHSVITVRFRRHHSRLDSTLSAPSVSDVTTARCNPRCQHSPCPISPQPVALHAVSTVHVRRQHRPLYSTLSGPSASDVTRASSTPRCEHRQCPTSPQPAAPHAVSTVRFRRHHSPLDSNLSPTSASDVNTAHWTPRCQHRPRPTSPQTAALHAVSAVRIRRHHSPLDSRLSAPSSFDVTTARCTPRCEHRTSPTSQQPVGLHAVSPSVSDVTTARCTPRCQHRTGLTSPQPAALHAVSTVCVRRHHSPLDSTLSAPPGSDFTTARCTPRCQHRPRPTSPQPAGLHAVSTVRVRCLHSPQDSTLSAPSASDVTTASCTPCCHHRPRPTSPQPAALHAVSTARVRRHHSPPHHTLSAPSVSDATTARCIPRCQHHPYPTSPQPATLHAVSAGCVRRHPRLLQSSL; encoded by the coding sequence atgctgtcagcaccgaccccgtccgacatcaccacagcctgcagcactgcacgctgtgagcaccgtccgtgtccgacgacACCACATTCCGCTGCACTCCACTCTGTCATCaccgtccgcttccgacgtcaccacagccgcctggactccacgctgtcagcaccgtccgtgtccgacgtcaccacagcccgctgcaatccacgctgtcagcacagtccgtgtccgatttcaccacagcccgttgcactccacgctgtcagcaccgtccacgtccgacgtcaacaCAGACCGCTTTACTCCACGCTGTCaggaccgtccgcgtccgacgtcaccagggccagcagcactccacgctgtgagcaccgccagtgtccaacgtcaccacagcccgctgcaccccacgctgtcagcaccgtccgcttccgacgtcaccacagcccgctggactccaatctgtcaccaacgtccgcttccgacgtcaacacagcgcactggactccacgctgtcagcaccgtccacgtccgacgtcaccacagaccgctgcactccacgctgtcagcgccgtccgtatccgacgtcaccacagccctctggactccaggctgtcagcaccgtcctcgtttgacgtcaccacagcccgctgcactccacgctgtgagcaccgtacgAGTCCAACGTCACAACAGCCCGTTGGACTCCATGCTGTGTCACCATCCGTGTCcgatgtcaccacagcccgctgcactccacgctgtcagcaccgtacaggtctcacatcaccacagcccgctgcactacacgctgtcagcaccgtctgcgtccgacgtcaccacagcccgctggactcaacgctgtcagcaccgcccgggtctgacttcaccacagcccgctgcactccacgctgtcagcaccgtccgcgtccgacgtcaccacagcccgctggactccacgctgtcagcaccgtccgcgtccgatgtcttcacagcccacaggactccacactgtcagcaccgtccgcgtccgatgtcaccacagccagctgcactccatgctgccatcaccgtccgcgtccaacttcaccacagcccgctgcactccacgctgtgagcaccgcccgcgtccgacgtcaccacagcccgccgcaCCACACGTTGTCAGCACCGTCTGTGTCCGAcgccaccacagcccgctgcattccacgctgtcagcaccatccgtatccgacgtcaccacagcctgctacactccacgctgtcagtgccGGCTGTGTCCGGCGTCACCCCCGCCTGCTGCAATCCTCGCTGTGA